In Plasmodium gaboni strain SY75 chromosome 14, whole genome shotgun sequence, one genomic interval encodes:
- a CDS encoding metacaspase-like protein, giving the protein MVYNNASSRGRKKIEEKYIPMNRKSTSLKDPLETKNNNYIKKLDTYINEEDISSKIFCKDKKNKTENIKKRINEKDTYTDREDETSHNIHYNKNVMQKSNTRGTIIENISNYERNMEINDNIIRKMGTKDYNNARFQTMSTNLGHHNVIKKINPKVPSITYRTKSYTKVANENKYSNNSNNNNINNMYYSKKLNNKKLSTEYTQSIDNNNIISKKVNNKKTATDKAQSISRYSISNSVKKISSTKGYNTDRSQTMSRYTLHNNKKESNNNTNRKLYSTHRGQVTGDNSNINNDVEKKKRIMSLKKKYVKESSTNNITGSNEKKNAHNILKKNNTCDLNYLNKEYNNNNNNNKNNSMYAHAENLYNINNNEDCSSIQIGKDEENVQKNIPEFYTINLGSENKYNGENYIFKNRDKKIKPNIYNERNNMDLLEHKINDDMSYNFSDHIKDIECYINQLNESNKCNIYKECDPLKLTSPVYDHVNHNIIENNEHLNEYEKHNDILTTSYLKYYSHTNNNNDYYNDEDVHLDLGKMDKRLSHVKNIDNTQKNEINKIETFSHIKKKIDDTDDRYIGYEDNSYMKHTMNDKDQYVKYVPYNYIMEKEDLLNEKRENILGSVISKNDDVKSATSNNNNINSNNYYYYDNKYSEHGGDRVSSNIGYPHGNKNNNIFNYVNNIKDLSSPLYCNTKTNSAHKFHTDNIKSDQLNKYEDNNKNNRKFFSGNISSKQKENNNLTNYNTHSSEYRIKSIESNLTKDYRKSMTYNDIPNFLGYNINNANVPNSDFGDSQYINPNVSYKNSIESNDDIPNNNNNNMVNNPNEYLVYTNEKHYVRINNKLYEKTCDNTYIEVDSNSNFEFLNGINSTQNYPFDNIKDNTLYHNTNKKEYSDYVSSYTNINKYEDINIPNNMHVSKDGKYLFKNYSVSQNVSDDNSVQDSLFSRTERSNSQNRYDKNGMNNIEHNYYNKSNRRDIYYYHNQLKKLERLTQQNMNSGRDQRDIPQNDDNDYNEENDDNDENDDNDENDDNDENDYDVENDYDGEVEEKKKDNTEIDMNKHLHLNVKKKINQEKNENTGVYINAFKTIKNMNEVPYRNINNDANYNYKVKNNYLYSDELEQNKNRDISLKKNHHGDIFDNKTELKRKIFNEIINSDTINNDTINNDTINNDIIKNNVKNNDIMNNDIINKNLINNYNGDNRNVSNNIFTQHIDNIDNIDNSFYNSDDERINIIDNNKRMDVREDENDGFRNNYFVELEKRKKNLGKTNNTTPISLSKNETINNMMINKRNFFNNYISDKARDKILRREISCSVNTVRSSKANNKTYSNYSSNNNNDNNNNNPFILDNSIRKSNIIITTSSNAKLINNTIISKGINNNILNINSNKNKSLNSTRPNALGLLSSRNDLNYIMNNNGISNNQINQHLLYSNRNYSVIKIPTVHKEKSISKISHNIKSNLNLEPNIKRPTNIKAPTNIKAPTNLKVPTNIKAPTNLKVPTNLKAPTNLKAPTNLKVPTNLKAPTNLKAPTNIKISTNVKIPTNIKQQEFSNVILNSKGIPKFDLYEDKYTTIIPPLHRQSNSNLAFKNTKLNLNSEMYTEKELIKCKSINNSDIYNYLRNTYNKTPSKFYRTVSYRNMSLKKNKSMLENSKKKQTEKKEDNLMSTFNYTSEVDSKYIVKKAVVVGCNYVSEERSRLYGSVNDAYVFCRALVKYFDFLPENILLLTDSLPSNAYIYEDFDINRKNYINVDEEENVKNNEPLKKKNIFDLFNTNALYTTLKKTNEEELNCNSCKDVDIKNVDISSEKINFNLWPTRVNILKAVNWLVRDSVPFGSYVFYFAGKSVQVDNMSGWEGEGYDEAFLCSDPFNKISEHNVITAVQLKDLLLSINENAQMTIILDCSGGQTILDPAGTENSLSYIKGCKQKGIWPITNPTNKVHKAIYDITILNNTSMKKYFCRSRYSKLIEVESTSAMIDPLLQSISSLPVAPKAYCLCAATWEQISIEGLFPIIEFARVSQLKKPESYKTGQDDYQNMNKKKIREENKNGQGSNGLINKNNSLSKKTNYEKNFNFTLNMMKMFFSNTNNEENELHEKGKVNRLGINDNDSDYSDNNNNNNSYYDDGEKGFKDFQQNLNNVDQKDVIKNKKLKDNYILVSHGVFTYCLIEAIIEFKEKELKYNILEKKNEQFIPMTLKNLINVIQQKMQNIKYNKLKKINQKPEFTIHPGANATNNNYFVHYSKNIHFQNYKCNFINADLSPFLNVNKAWEEINRTTLRNRKSLSLSSTLINTASSKYFTQKNEQFKNSYSLKY; this is encoded by the coding sequence atgGTTTATAATAATGCAAGTTCAAGGGGAAGAAAGAAAATTGAAGAAAAGTATATTCCTATGAATAGAAAAAGTACCAGTCTAAAAGATCCTTTAGAAAcgaaaaataataattatataaaaaagttagacacatatataaatgaagaagataTTTCTAGTAAAATATTCTGTAAagacaaaaaaaacaaaactgaaaatataaaaaaaaggattAATGAAAAGGATACATATACTGATAGAGAAGATGAGACATCTCataatatacattataaCAAGAATGTGATGCAAAAATCTAATACAAGAGGTACGattatagaaaatatatcaaattaTGAAAGAAACATGGaaattaatgataatattattagaaaaatGGGTACAAAGGATTATAATAACGCAAGATTTCAGACAATGTCTACAAATCTTGGGCACCATAAcgttataaaaaaaataaatccTAAGGTTCCTAGTATTACATATAGAACTAAATCATACACAAAAGTAGCGAACGAGAACAAATATAGTAATAATAgcaataataataatattaacaatatgtattattcaaaaaaattaaataacAAGAAACTTAGTACAGAATATACACAAAgtatagataataataacataatttcaaaaaaggtaaataataaaaaaactGCTACGGATAAAGCACAAAGTATATCAAGATATTCCATAAGCAATAGTGTAAAGAAAATTTCTAGTACAAAGGGATATAATACTGACAGGTCACAAACAATGTCTAGATATACTctacataataataaaaaggagtcaaataataatacgAATAGAAAGCTATATAGTACACATAGAGGACAAGTAACTGGAGATAATAGtaacataaataatgacgtagaaaaaaaaaaaagaattatgagcttaaaaaaaaaatatgtaaaagAATCTTCTactaataatattacaGGTAGCaatgaaaaaaagaatgcacataatatattgaaaaaaaataatacttGTGATTTAAACTATCttaataaagaatataataataataataataataataaaaataatagtatGTATGCACATGCAGAAAACCtatataacataaataataatgaagatTGTAGCAGTATACAAATTGGAAAGGATGAAGAAAAtgtacaaaaaaatataccTGAATTTTATACAATTAATTTAGGTAgtgaaaataaatataacggagaaaattatatttttaaaaacagagataaaaaaataaaaccaaatatatataatgaacGTAATAATATGGATTTGCTGgaacataaaataaatgatgatatgagttataatttttcagatcatataaaagatattgAATGTTATATAAACCAACTAAATGAATcaaataaatgtaatatatataaagaatgTGATCCTTTGAAATTAACAAGTCCAGTATATGATCATGttaatcataatattatagaaaataatgaacatttgaatgaatatgaaaaacataatgatatattaacaaCTTCCTATCTAAAATATTACAGTCACactaataataataatgattattataatgatgaagatGTCCATTTGGATTTAGGAAAAATGGATAAACGTCTTTCACATGTTAAAAATATCGATAATACTCAAAAGAATGAAATCAATAAAATAGAAACTTTTtcacatataaaaaaaaaaatagatgATACTGATGATAGGTATATAGGTTATGAGGATAATAGTTATATGAAGCATACAATGAATGATAAAGATcaatatgtaaaatatgtaccatataattatattatggAGAAAGAagatttattaaatgaaaagaGGGAAAATATTTTGGGCTCCGttatttcaaaaaatgatgatgtTAAAAGTGCTACgagtaataataataatattaatagtaataattactattattatgataataaatatagtGAACATGGAGGAGATAGAGTTTCATCAAATATAGGTTATCCTCatggaaataaaaataataatattttcaattatgtgaataatataaaagatttATCATCACCTTTATACTGTAACACTAAAACAAATAGTGCGCATAAATTTCATACAGATAATATTAAGAGTGATCAAttgaataaatatgaagataataataaaaataatcGTAAATTTTTTAGTGGTAATATTTCAAGtaaacaaaaagaaaataataatttaacGAATTATAATACTCATAGTTCTGAATATAGAATAAAAAGTATTGAGTCTAATTTGACAAAGGATTATAGAAAGTCAATGacatataatgatataCCTAATTTTTTAggttataatataaataatgcAAATGTTCCAAATAGTGATTTTGGTGATTCACAATATATTAATCCAAACGTTTCTTATAAGAATAGTATAGAATCAAATGATGATATTccaaataataataataataatatggtTAATAATCCAAATGAATATTTAGTATATACTAATGAAAAACATTATGTTCGAATAAATaacaaattatatgaaaaaacATGTGACAATACTTATATTGAAGTAGATTCTAATTCAAATTTTGAATTCTTAAATGGAATTAATTCTACCCAAAATTACCcttttgataatataaaggataatacattatatcataatacaaataaaaaagaatattcTGATTATGTTTCTTCTTATActaatattaataaatatgaagaTATAAACATACCTAATAATATGCATGTTTCAAAAGATggaaaatatttatttaaaaattattccGTTAGTCAAAATGTTTCAGATGACAACAGTGTTCAGGATAGTCTCTTTTCAAGAACAGAAAGAAGTAACAGTCAAAATAgatatgataaaaatggaatgaataatattgaacacaattattataataaaagtaacagacgagatatatattattatcataaccaactaaaaaaattagaaagATTAACACAACAAAACATGAACAGCGGAAGAGATCAAAGAGATATTCCAcaaaatgatgataatgattataatgaagaaaatgatgataatgatgaaaatgatgataatgatgaaaatgatgataatgatgaaaatgattATGATGTTGAAAATGATTATGATGGTGAAGTtgaagaaaagaaaaaggaTAACACAGAAATAGATATGAATAAACATTTACATTTaaatgttaaaaaaaaaattaatcaagagaaaaatgaaaacaCTGGAGTATATATTAATGCTTTTAAGactattaaaaatatgaatgaGGTACCttatagaaatattaataatgatgccaattataattataaagtaaaaaataattatctATATAGTGATGAATTAGAACAAAATAAGAATAGGGACATAtccttaaaaaaaaatcatcATGGTGatatttttgataataaaacaGAATTAAAGaggaaaatatttaatgaaataataaatagtgatacaataaataatgatacaataaataatgatacaataaataatgatataataaaaaataatgtaaaaaataatgacataatgaataatgatataataaataaaaatttgaTTAATAATTACAATGGAGATAATAGAAATGTgtcaaataatatattcacaCAACACATAgataatatagataatatagataatagTTTTTACAATTCTGACGATGAaagaattaatataatagataataataaaaggaTGGATGTGAGGGAAGATGAAAATGATGGATTCagaaataattattttgtagAATTAgagaaaagaaaaaaaaatttggGGAAGACAAATAATACTACTCCTATATCATTATCAAAAAATGAGACAATAAATAACATGATGATcaataaaagaaatttctttaacaattatatatctGATAAGGCTAgagataaaatattaagaaGAGAAATATCATGTAGTGTGAATACAGTACGTAGTAGTAAAGCAAATAACAAAACGTACAGTAATTATtcatcaaataataataatgataataataataataatccatttatattagataattctataagaaaaagtaatataattattacaACAAGTAGTAATGCCAAgttaataaataatactattattagtaaaggtataaataataatattttaaatattaactcaaataagaataaatCATTAAATAGTACTAGACCTAATGCCCTTGgattattatcatcaaGAAATGATCTGAActatattatgaataataatggTATATCAAATAATCAAATTAATCAACATCTTTTGTATAGTAACAGAAATTATTctgtaataaaaataccAACTGTACATAAGGAAAAAAGTATCTCAAAGATTtcacataatataaaatctAATCTTAATTTGGAACCTAATATAAAAAGACctacaaatataaaagcccctacaaatataaaagcacctacaaatttaaaagtacctacaaatataaaagcACCTACAAATTTAAAAGTACCTACAAATTTAAAAGCACCTACAAATTTAAAAGCACCTACAAATTTAAAAGTACCTACAAATTTAAAAGCACCTACAAATTTAAAAGCACctacaaatataaaaatatctacaaatgtaaaaatacctacaaatataaaacaacAAGAATTTTCAAATGTCATCTTAAATTCTAAAGGAATACCCAAATTCGACCTATATGaagataaatatacaaCTATAATTCCACCCCTACATAGACAATCAAATTCAAATTTAGCATTTAAAAATACTAAGCTCAACTTAAACAGTGAAATGTATACAGAAAAAGAACTTATAAAATGTAAGTCCATTAATAATagtgatatatataattatttaagAAATACTTATAACAAAACCCCGTCAAAATTTTATCGTACCGTATCTTATCGTAATATGAGtttgaagaaaaataaatccATGTTAGAAAATagcaaaaaaaaacaaaccgaaaaaaaagaagataatCTTATGAGTACATTTAATTATACATCCGAAGTTGAtagtaaatatattgttaaAAAAGCTGTTGTTGTTGGTTGTAATTATGTGAGTGAAGAACGAAGTAGACTATATGGTTCTGTGAATGATGCATATGTATTTTGTAGAGCTTTagtaaaatattttgattttttacccgaaaatatattattattaactGACAGTTTACCATCAAATgcttatatatatgaagattttgatataaatagaaaaaattatataaatgtagatgaagaagaaaatgttaaaaataatgaaccattaaaaaagaagaacatttttgatttatttaataCAAATGCATTATATACTACATTAAAGAAAACTAATGAAGAGGAACTTAATTGTAATTCATGTAAAGATGttgatattaaaaatgtaGACATTTCTTctgaaaaaattaattttaatttatgGCCAACAAgagtaaatatattaaaggCTGTTAATTGGCTAGTTAGAGATTCAGTACCCTTTGGTTcttatgtattttattttgcTGGAAAAAGTGTACAAGTAGATAATATGAGTGGATGGGAAGGAGAGGGATATGATGAAGCATTTTTATGTTCAGATccatttaataaaatttctGAACATAATGTAATAACAGCTGTTCAATTAAaagatttattattaagtataaatgaaaatgcACAAATGACTATCATTTTAGATTGTTCAGGTGGACAAACTATCTTAGATCCTGCAGGAACTGAAAATTCCTTATCTTATATTAAAGGATGCAAACAAAAAGGTATATGGCCTATAACTAATCCAACCAATAAAGTGCATAAAGcaatatatgatataacTATACTAAACAATACATCGATGAAGAAATATTTCTGTAGATCAAGATATTCAAAATTAATAGAAGTTGAATCCACATCAGCAATGATAGATCCTTTATTACAATCTATATCATCTTTACCAGTAGCACCTAAAGCTTATTGTTTATGTGCGGCTACCTGGGAACAAATTTCTATAGAAGGATTATTTCCTATCATAGAATTTGCTAGGGTATCTCAGCTAAAGAAACCTGAATCTTATAAAACAGGTCAAGATGATTACcaaaatatgaacaaaaagaaaataagagaagaaaacaaaaatgGGCAAGGTTCAAATGGattaataaataagaaCAACAGTTTATctaaaaaaacaaattatgAGAAAAATTTCAACTTTACATTgaatatgatgaaaatgtttttcagtaatacaaataatgaagaaaatgaattaCATGAGAAAGGAAAAGTAAATAGATTAGGaattaatgataatgatagTGATTatagtgataataataataataataattcttattATGATGATGGGGAAAAGGGTTTTAAGGATTTTCAACAgaatttaaataatgtaGATCAAAAAGATGTgattaaaaataagaaattaaaagataattATATCCTTGTTAGTCATGGAGTATTTACTTACTGTTTAATTGAAGCTATTATTGAATTTAAAGAAAAGgaattaaaatataatatcctagaaaaaaagaatgaaCAATTTATACCTATgacattaaaaaatttaattaatgTTATTCAACAAAAAATgcaaaatataaaatataataaattaaaaaaaataaatcaaaaaCCAGAATTTACTATACATCCAGGTGCTAATGCtactaataataattattttgttcattattcaaaaaatatacatttccaaaattataaatgtaaTTTCATAAATGCAGATTTATCtccttttttaaatgtaaataaagCATGGGAAGAAATTAACAGAACTACTCTGAGAAATAGAAAATCTCTATCGTTAAGTTCAACTTTAATAAACACTGCATCATCCAAATATTTTACTCAGAAAAATGAGCAATTTAAAAATTCTTATTCGCTCAAATATTAA